In Polynucleobacter ibericus, a genomic segment contains:
- a CDS encoding CysB family HTH-type transcriptional regulator, with product MNLHQFRFVREAVRQNFNLTTAAKALFTSQPGVSKAIIELEDELGVEIFRRHGKRIRSLTEPGKRILTSIERILDEVETLKRVGKDFASQDQGSFVIATTHTQARYALPKVLTEFTKRFPKVKVSIQQGSPGQIAELLTHDRADIAIATEGIANTPGVLALPGYQWQHVLMVPLSHPLLNQATLTLEEIAKYPIITYDKAFAGRSKIDAAFAQRNITPDIILEAIDADVIKTYVETGMGIGIVAGHAYDPDRDRNLKVIPAGHLFGNNVTHLGVKQGAYLRSFVYTFIELFSPTLTKKIVEQAMSNESDSYEI from the coding sequence ATGAATCTTCACCAGTTCCGCTTTGTCCGCGAAGCCGTTAGGCAAAACTTTAACCTCACAACCGCTGCAAAAGCGCTGTTTACATCTCAACCAGGCGTTTCTAAAGCCATCATTGAGTTAGAAGATGAATTAGGGGTGGAGATTTTTCGTCGCCACGGTAAACGTATTCGCTCCCTCACCGAACCAGGCAAACGAATCTTGACCTCAATTGAGCGCATCCTCGATGAAGTCGAAACATTAAAAAGAGTGGGCAAGGATTTTGCCAGTCAAGATCAAGGCAGCTTTGTCATTGCAACTACTCACACTCAAGCACGTTATGCACTCCCCAAAGTGCTTACGGAATTTACTAAGCGCTTCCCTAAGGTAAAGGTGAGTATTCAGCAAGGTAGCCCAGGTCAAATTGCTGAACTACTGACACACGATCGCGCTGATATTGCGATCGCAACCGAAGGCATTGCCAATACCCCTGGTGTGTTAGCCCTACCAGGCTACCAATGGCAACACGTACTCATGGTGCCTTTGAGTCACCCCCTTTTAAACCAAGCCACATTGACGCTTGAGGAGATTGCTAAGTACCCCATCATTACGTATGACAAAGCATTTGCTGGTCGCAGTAAGATTGATGCCGCTTTTGCCCAAAGAAACATTACACCCGATATTATTTTGGAAGCAATTGATGCAGACGTGATTAAGACCTATGTAGAAACGGGCATGGGTATCGGCATTGTTGCGGGTCATGCTTATGATCCGGACAGAGATCGCAATCTCAAAGTGATTCCCGCCGGACATTTATTCGGAAATAACGTTACCCATCTTGGAGTGAAGCAAGGTGCATACTTGCGCTCATTTGTTTACACCTTCATCGAACTCTTTTCGCCAACACTCACCAAGAAAATAGTTGAGCAAGCGATGTCGAACGAATCGGATTCTTACGAAATTTAG
- a CDS encoding YebC/PmpR family DNA-binding transcriptional regulator — protein MAGHSKWANIQHRKGRQDEKRGKIWTKLIKEITVAAKLGGGDVATNPRLRLAIDKAKDSNMPNDNVQRAIQRGTGSLEGVNYEEIRYEGYGMNGAAIIVDCLTDNRTRTVAEVRHAFNKNGGNMGAEGSVAFLFKHCGQMLFAPGTSEDQLMEVALDAGAEDVITHEDGSFEVLSPVPDFSNVQDAISKAGLKPELATVAMRPETEIALEGDQAESMQKLLDALESLDDVQEVFTNAAL, from the coding sequence ATGGCCGGCCATTCGAAATGGGCCAATATTCAGCACCGCAAAGGTCGTCAGGACGAAAAACGCGGCAAGATTTGGACCAAACTCATTAAAGAAATTACTGTTGCTGCCAAATTAGGTGGCGGTGACGTTGCTACCAATCCCCGTTTACGTCTGGCAATTGATAAAGCTAAAGACTCCAATATGCCAAACGACAACGTGCAAAGAGCGATTCAACGCGGCACTGGATCACTTGAGGGCGTGAACTACGAAGAGATTCGTTACGAGGGTTACGGCATGAATGGTGCAGCCATCATCGTAGATTGTTTAACTGACAACCGTACTCGCACTGTTGCAGAGGTTCGTCATGCTTTCAATAAAAATGGCGGCAATATGGGTGCCGAAGGTTCAGTTGCCTTCTTATTTAAGCATTGTGGCCAGATGCTGTTCGCACCAGGCACGAGCGAAGATCAACTCATGGAAGTAGCTCTGGATGCTGGGGCAGAAGATGTCATTACTCATGAGGACGGTTCTTTTGAGGTGCTCTCCCCTGTTCCTGATTTTTCTAATGTGCAAGATGCCATTAGCAAAGCAGGTTTAAAGCCTGAGCTTGCAACCGTTGCTATGCGACCTGAGACTGAGATTGCTTTAGAGGGCGATCAAGCTGAAAGCATGCAAAAGTTGTTGGATGCACTCGAGAGCTTGGATGACGTTCAAGAAGTATTTACGAACGCTGCGCTTTAA
- the purD gene encoding phosphoribosylamine--glycine ligase, whose product MKILLIGSGGREHALAWKLAQSPQVQTVYVAPGNGGTATAKQTAAGIENLPITGLQELADFAKREKIHLTVVGPEAPLAAGIVDVFRNNGLRIFGPTQLAAQLESSKDFSKAFMKRHGIPTADYQTFSNALEAHAYINAKGAPIVIKADGLAAGKGVVVAMNLEEAHAAVDMMLADNKLGNAGARVVIEEFLTGEEASFIVLVDGKNVLALATSQDHKRLLDADQGPNTGGMGAYSPAPVVTPEIHARALREVIMPTVQGMKADGIPYTGFLYAGLMIAPDGKIKTLEFNCRMGDPETQPIMARLRSDLVNALDHAVDGTLNEVALEWDRRTALGVVLAAHNYPDTPRAGDVITGIPADTEDQITFHAGTKLQDGKLVTSGGRVMCVVGLADTVRGAQQKAYEAINHIKFDGMQYRQDIGYRAIK is encoded by the coding sequence ATGAAAATTCTACTCATCGGATCTGGCGGACGTGAACATGCGCTTGCCTGGAAGTTGGCCCAATCTCCACAAGTGCAAACGGTTTATGTTGCCCCCGGTAATGGTGGTACAGCTACTGCCAAGCAAACTGCTGCGGGCATTGAGAACCTGCCAATTACTGGTTTGCAGGAGTTAGCTGATTTTGCTAAGCGTGAGAAGATTCATCTGACTGTTGTGGGCCCCGAGGCTCCACTCGCTGCTGGCATCGTGGATGTATTTCGCAATAATGGTCTCCGTATTTTTGGACCAACTCAACTGGCCGCTCAATTAGAGTCCTCTAAAGACTTCTCTAAAGCCTTTATGAAGCGTCATGGCATTCCAACAGCCGACTATCAAACCTTCTCTAATGCACTTGAGGCCCATGCATACATTAATGCCAAGGGTGCGCCAATCGTGATTAAGGCAGATGGCCTGGCTGCCGGCAAAGGCGTAGTTGTCGCGATGAATCTCGAAGAGGCCCATGCTGCGGTTGACATGATGTTGGCTGATAACAAACTCGGCAATGCAGGTGCCCGTGTAGTAATCGAAGAGTTCCTGACCGGTGAAGAGGCTAGCTTTATTGTTTTAGTGGATGGCAAAAATGTTCTTGCTTTAGCAACTAGCCAAGATCACAAGCGTTTACTAGATGCTGACCAAGGACCAAATACTGGCGGTATGGGCGCTTACTCCCCTGCCCCAGTGGTTACCCCAGAAATTCATGCACGTGCATTACGTGAAGTCATCATGCCGACAGTTCAAGGTATGAAGGCAGACGGCATTCCTTACACAGGCTTCCTATATGCGGGCCTGATGATCGCCCCTGATGGCAAGATCAAAACTTTGGAATTTAACTGCCGTATGGGCGACCCAGAAACGCAACCTATCATGGCGCGCCTCCGTAGCGATCTCGTCAATGCATTGGATCATGCGGTAGATGGCACGCTGAATGAAGTGGCACTGGAATGGGATCGCCGTACCGCCCTAGGCGTTGTGCTTGCTGCCCATAACTACCCAGACACTCCTCGCGCTGGTGATGTCATCACAGGCATTCCAGCCGATACCGAAGATCAAATTACTTTCCATGCAGGCACTAAGTTGCAAGATGGCAAATTGGTGACATCGGGTGGGCGCGTAATGTGTGTTGTTGGTCTTGCTGATACTGTTCGCGGCGCCCAACAAAAGGCATATGAAGCAATCAATCACATTAAGTTTGATGGCATGCAATATCGTCAAGATATTGGCTATCGCGCTATTAAGTAA
- the hemF gene encoding oxygen-dependent coproporphyrinogen oxidase has protein sequence MDIAALKDYFLGLQERITSAMSALDGKLFVADEWHKPEDSKLKGYGRTCILDGGNILEKGGVGFSHVRGDQMPPSASHHRPEVAGRSFEAMGVSLVFHPNNPKVPTTHMNVRCFIAQAPGKEPVWWFGGGFDLTPYYGADEDCKHFHQTAKDALDPFSEELYPRFKKWCDEYFYLKHREEPRGIGGVFFDDFNELGFEKSFAMTRAVGDAFINAYLPIVQRRYQDSFTPEEKSFQEYRRGRYVEYNLIFDRGTIFGLHSGGRTESILMSMPPVVQWWYNWQPKPDTPEAKLYDYYLKPRDWLA, from the coding sequence ATTGATATCGCTGCCTTAAAGGATTATTTTTTAGGCTTACAGGAACGCATCACCAGCGCGATGAGCGCTTTGGATGGCAAACTTTTTGTTGCTGACGAATGGCACAAGCCAGAAGACAGCAAACTCAAAGGTTATGGTCGCACCTGTATTTTGGATGGCGGCAATATTCTGGAAAAAGGTGGGGTTGGTTTCTCACATGTGCGCGGCGATCAAATGCCCCCTTCTGCATCGCATCATCGCCCAGAAGTAGCGGGACGCAGTTTTGAAGCCATGGGTGTTTCCTTGGTCTTTCATCCCAATAATCCCAAAGTACCCACTACCCATATGAATGTACGCTGCTTTATTGCACAAGCACCCGGCAAAGAGCCAGTGTGGTGGTTTGGTGGTGGCTTTGACCTCACTCCTTATTACGGTGCGGATGAAGACTGCAAACACTTTCATCAAACCGCTAAAGATGCATTGGATCCATTTAGCGAAGAACTCTACCCTCGCTTTAAAAAATGGTGTGATGAATACTTTTACTTAAAACATCGTGAAGAGCCACGAGGTATTGGTGGTGTTTTCTTTGACGACTTTAATGAACTTGGCTTTGAGAAGAGCTTTGCCATGACTCGTGCAGTGGGTGATGCATTTATCAACGCTTATCTACCGATCGTACAACGTCGTTATCAAGATAGCTTCACACCAGAAGAAAAATCTTTCCAAGAATATCGTCGTGGTCGCTATGTTGAGTACAACTTGATTTTTGACCGAGGCACTATTTTTGGTTTGCACTCAGGTGGACGGACTGAATCCATTCTGATGTCGATGCCACCAGTAGTCCAGTGGTGGTACAACTGGCAACCTAAGCCAGACACACCTGAAGCCAAGTTGTATGACTACTACCTCAAGCCACGCGATTGGCTAGCCTGA
- the nadD gene encoding nicotinate (nicotinamide) nucleotide adenylyltransferase, protein MSTVKKIGILGGTFDPPHAGHLRLASHFAKLLHLDALLLIPSGEPWQKGTGITPAETRLQLTEAAGIDLARAFLYLKISTQVGIDRIEIDRAGPSYAIDTVKTLRERFGADASLTWLMGADSLIALPSWNSWEKLSQYVNFAVATRPHHDLNEQTDPELSPDVSKFLKEHRAMDSTALENSAYGLIYLDESLNVDLSSTELRDRLKSSSRSAIASEEIPTHTLEIITKLGLYQ, encoded by the coding sequence TTGAGTACCGTTAAAAAAATAGGCATTCTGGGTGGCACCTTTGACCCTCCTCATGCGGGTCATCTTCGATTAGCCTCACACTTTGCCAAACTGCTGCATTTAGATGCACTACTACTCATTCCGAGCGGTGAACCTTGGCAAAAAGGGACTGGTATCACCCCAGCCGAGACTCGTTTGCAATTAACTGAGGCTGCAGGCATTGATTTAGCACGGGCATTCTTGTACCTCAAGATATCTACCCAGGTTGGCATTGACCGCATAGAAATTGATCGGGCCGGCCCAAGCTATGCCATTGATACCGTGAAAACGCTGAGAGAACGATTTGGAGCCGATGCCAGTTTGACTTGGCTTATGGGGGCAGATTCCCTTATTGCTCTACCAAGTTGGAATTCTTGGGAAAAACTCAGTCAGTATGTCAATTTTGCTGTTGCCACTAGACCGCATCATGATTTAAACGAGCAGACGGACCCTGAACTCAGTCCCGATGTGAGTAAGTTTTTAAAGGAACATCGGGCAATGGATAGCACCGCTCTTGAAAATAGCGCTTATGGCCTCATATACCTTGATGAAAGCCTCAATGTTGATCTCTCCTCTACTGAGTTAAGGGATCGCCTGAAATCATCATCTCGGAGCGCCATTGCCTCCGAGGAAATTCCAACCCACACCCTTGAAATCATTACAAAACTGGGCTTGTATCAGTAA
- the rlmH gene encoding 23S rRNA (pseudouridine(1915)-N(3))-methyltransferase RlmH, which produces MRLTIVSVGHKMPEWVATATHDYIKRMPADCSIEIKEIKPDLTPAKEAVKIAAAIPKGSRVIALDERGKDQTTQNMATQLASWRQEGFDITFLIGGADGLDPSLKTTAQAMWRLSSLTLPHAMARVLLVEQLYRAWTILQGHPYHRE; this is translated from the coding sequence ATGCGTCTCACTATAGTTTCAGTTGGTCATAAAATGCCTGAATGGGTTGCGACAGCAACCCATGACTACATCAAAAGAATGCCCGCAGATTGCAGTATTGAAATTAAAGAGATCAAACCTGATCTCACACCAGCAAAAGAGGCGGTAAAAATTGCAGCAGCCATACCCAAAGGATCCAGAGTCATTGCTTTGGATGAGCGCGGCAAAGATCAAACTACGCAAAATATGGCAACACAGTTGGCTAGCTGGCGCCAAGAAGGTTTTGACATCACCTTTTTAATCGGTGGCGCCGATGGCCTCGATCCCAGCTTGAAAACCACAGCCCAAGCCATGTGGCGCCTTTCTAGTCTTACCCTTCCTCATGCGATGGCCAGAGTCTTATTGGTAGAGCAACTCTACCGAGCTTGGACTATTCTGCAAGGACACCCCTACCATCGTGAGTAG
- a CDS encoding Maf family protein — protein sequence MSRNLYSFIYLASQSPRRQELLKQMGIHFEMLLPLPSEDSESIEALLIGEKARIYVERVTLAKSDAAILRWQKSGLPWAPILCADTTVSLPNSPEGEILGKPADAADAARILTMLSGKVHEVLSCVAVTANPDEKPMQLVQVSEVQFATLSPEQINSYIASGEPFGKAGAYGIQGLAGAFIPSIQGSYSGIMGLPIYETQLLLDRAQVGSI from the coding sequence GTGAGTAGAAATTTGTATTCTTTTATTTATCTCGCTTCACAAAGTCCCCGTCGCCAAGAGCTTTTAAAGCAAATGGGCATTCACTTTGAAATGCTGTTGCCTTTACCGAGTGAAGATAGTGAAAGCATTGAAGCGCTGCTCATAGGAGAAAAAGCGCGTATCTATGTAGAGCGCGTTACCTTGGCAAAAAGTGACGCAGCAATTTTGAGATGGCAAAAAAGTGGCTTACCCTGGGCGCCAATTCTCTGTGCTGACACTACCGTCAGCTTACCCAATAGTCCCGAAGGTGAAATTTTAGGAAAGCCGGCTGATGCAGCAGATGCTGCACGAATTTTGACCATGCTCAGCGGTAAAGTTCATGAAGTACTGAGCTGCGTTGCAGTGACTGCAAATCCCGATGAAAAACCTATGCAGCTAGTGCAGGTGTCTGAGGTTCAATTTGCCACCCTCTCTCCAGAGCAAATAAACTCGTACATCGCCAGCGGCGAACCCTTTGGCAAGGCTGGGGCATACGGTATCCAAGGCTTAGCTGGGGCCTTTATTCCCTCAATTCAGGGGAGTTATAGCGGTATCATGGGTCTACCCATATATGAAACCCAGCTTTTATTAGACCGCGCGCAAGTCGGCAGCATATGA
- the rng gene encoding ribonuclease G, which translates to MNEEILINITPQETRVALIQQGAVQELQIERTRQRGIVGNIYLAKVVRVLPGMQSAFIEIGLERTAFMHVADITQNNPQAQIEKLLFEGQTILVQVLKDPLGTKGARLTTQLSIAGRNLVYLPPAGSNTATEKYIGVSQRIDQPEEREAIKARLASLMADDEKGGIIVRTSAQDASDTELQHDMLYLRTTWENIHAAMKHNPAPTLLYQDLSLAERVLRDVAGEETTQIRVDSAENFEKLKAFTNAYMPNLLGKLTLHRGERALFDLFDVDAEINKALGRRVDLKSGGYLMIDQTESMTTIDVNTGSYVGARNLDDTVFKTNLEAAQAIARQLRLRNLGGIIIIDFIDMVGKDHQESVLHELNRNLDRDHARTSVSDFSALGLVEMTRKRTRESLAHITCEPCATCLGKGEIKTAQTICYEILREIVREHRQFNPREFRIVAAPDVIDLFLEEENQFLAQLGDFIGKPITLQAEGSFRQEQYDIVLS; encoded by the coding sequence ATGAACGAAGAAATACTGATCAACATCACTCCACAAGAAACGCGTGTTGCTTTAATTCAGCAAGGGGCGGTTCAGGAGTTGCAGATTGAGCGCACACGTCAACGCGGCATTGTTGGCAATATCTATCTAGCCAAAGTTGTACGCGTGCTTCCAGGCATGCAATCCGCATTTATCGAAATTGGTCTTGAGCGCACAGCCTTTATGCATGTTGCTGATATCACCCAAAATAACCCTCAAGCACAAATTGAAAAATTATTGTTTGAAGGTCAGACGATCCTAGTTCAAGTATTAAAAGACCCTTTGGGAACTAAAGGTGCGCGCTTAACAACGCAACTGAGTATTGCGGGACGTAATTTGGTTTACCTTCCTCCTGCTGGCAGCAATACTGCGACTGAAAAATATATTGGCGTCTCACAGCGTATCGATCAACCCGAAGAGCGGGAGGCAATTAAAGCCCGTCTTGCCAGCCTCATGGCTGATGATGAAAAGGGCGGCATTATTGTCCGCACCAGCGCTCAAGACGCCTCCGATACTGAACTTCAGCATGACATGCTCTACCTTCGCACCACCTGGGAAAACATTCATGCGGCCATGAAACATAATCCCGCCCCTACCCTGCTCTATCAAGACCTCAGTCTGGCTGAAAGGGTATTGCGTGATGTTGCTGGCGAAGAAACTACCCAAATCCGCGTGGACTCTGCTGAGAATTTTGAGAAACTCAAAGCATTCACCAACGCTTATATGCCCAACCTACTAGGTAAGCTAACTTTGCACCGAGGCGAACGAGCGCTCTTTGATTTATTTGATGTCGATGCTGAGATTAATAAGGCACTGGGTCGTCGAGTAGATCTTAAATCTGGTGGCTATCTAATGATCGACCAAACAGAGTCTATGACAACAATTGACGTCAACACTGGAAGCTATGTCGGCGCACGAAATCTCGATGACACTGTTTTTAAAACGAATCTAGAAGCAGCTCAGGCAATTGCTCGACAACTCCGCTTACGCAATCTTGGTGGCATCATCATTATCGACTTCATCGATATGGTCGGAAAAGATCATCAAGAATCTGTATTACATGAGCTAAATCGCAACCTAGATCGTGATCATGCTCGTACCTCAGTCAGCGACTTCTCTGCCTTAGGTTTAGTGGAAATGACTCGAAAACGCACCCGTGAATCCTTAGCCCATATCACCTGCGAGCCATGTGCCACCTGCCTTGGCAAGGGTGAGATTAAAACTGCTCAAACAATTTGTTACGAGATTTTGAGAGAGATTGTGCGAGAACATCGCCAATTTAATCCAAGAGAATTTCGAATTGTGGCTGCGCCTGATGTGATCGACCTCTTCTTGGAAGAAGAAAATCAATTCTTAGCGCAGCTGGGTGACTTTATTGGGAAGCCGATCACCCTTCAAGCAGAAGGCAGCTTCCGTCAAGAACAGTACGATATTGTTCTGAGTTAA
- the msbA gene encoding lipid A export permease/ATP-binding protein MsbA, translating to MNAQDRTALNRLITYLKPHTGLIIGSLLAMAVVAAAETSIPALMKPLLDRGFTGQLNSKLWQVPVFLVGLALVRSLAQFLSNYLLTRVINLVLLKLREQMFRTLLHASTTFFQKNSASNLINAVVFEVNNVLSVMGTMLISLVRDSLTVIGLIGYLIYLNWQLTLVVLIIFPVIAFVLSKVNRRLRSLNREQQTLTSELAYIVEEAAAGYKIIKVHGAEEYEMHRFRQKAERARQFALKSAVAGGLNQPITQLIASMALSVVLVIALMQSATEGTTVGGFAAFITAMMLVISPLKHLADINQPLQRGLTAAEMVFDMMDQPFEEGEDRKINMQSLDKAKGAIRFDDVGFSYQQEAGRKDALRNISLDIKPGEVVAFVGPSGGGKSTLVNLLPRFFKPTSGHIFLDDIPLEEIVLADVRKQIAFVSQDVVLFNDTIAANVAYGAGGEEGIDRGRVMEAIEAANLTALIKELPEGIDSIVGDNGNRLSGGQRQRMAIARAIYKDAPILILDEATSALDSESERQVQDALDHLMAGRTTLVIAHRLSTIEHADRIVVLEHGQIIENGSHEDLIKQDGLYASLHRIQFSNA from the coding sequence ATGAATGCTCAAGACCGTACCGCCTTAAATCGCCTAATTACCTACCTAAAGCCCCATACTGGCTTGATTATTGGGTCACTTTTGGCTATGGCCGTAGTGGCTGCCGCTGAAACCTCTATTCCTGCCCTAATGAAGCCTTTATTGGACCGCGGTTTTACTGGACAGCTAAATAGCAAGCTTTGGCAGGTACCGGTTTTCTTAGTAGGCCTTGCATTAGTCCGCAGTTTGGCTCAATTTCTATCAAATTATTTGCTCACCCGAGTCATTAATTTGGTGTTGCTCAAATTACGAGAGCAAATGTTTCGGACGCTTTTGCACGCAAGCACCACTTTCTTTCAAAAGAACTCCGCATCTAATCTGATTAATGCTGTTGTATTTGAAGTCAATAATGTGCTTTCTGTAATGGGCACCATGCTGATTAGCTTGGTGCGTGATTCATTAACAGTTATCGGATTAATAGGTTATTTAATTTACCTAAACTGGCAATTGACATTAGTAGTCCTCATTATTTTTCCTGTTATTGCATTTGTCCTGAGTAAGGTGAATCGTCGCTTGAGATCACTTAATAGAGAGCAGCAAACACTTACCAGTGAATTAGCTTATATCGTTGAAGAAGCTGCTGCTGGTTATAAGATCATCAAAGTACATGGAGCTGAAGAGTACGAAATGCATCGCTTTAGGCAAAAGGCTGAACGCGCACGTCAGTTTGCCTTGAAATCTGCTGTTGCTGGAGGCTTGAACCAGCCCATTACTCAGTTGATTGCCTCTATGGCTTTATCAGTAGTGCTAGTGATTGCTTTGATGCAGTCTGCCACAGAAGGTACGACTGTTGGCGGCTTCGCAGCATTTATTACTGCAATGATGTTGGTGATTTCACCACTAAAACACTTAGCAGATATCAATCAGCCGTTACAGCGTGGATTAACTGCTGCTGAAATGGTCTTTGACATGATGGATCAGCCTTTTGAGGAGGGCGAGGATCGGAAGATTAATATGCAATCTTTAGACAAAGCAAAAGGCGCTATTCGTTTTGATGATGTTGGTTTTTCATATCAACAAGAGGCCGGACGAAAAGATGCTTTACGCAATATCAGTCTAGATATTAAACCTGGTGAAGTTGTCGCCTTCGTTGGGCCTTCTGGTGGCGGTAAGTCCACCTTGGTAAATTTATTGCCAAGATTTTTTAAGCCAACCAGTGGGCATATTTTCTTGGATGATATTCCTTTGGAAGAGATTGTCTTAGCTGATGTCCGTAAGCAGATTGCGTTTGTGAGTCAGGACGTTGTTCTCTTTAACGATACGATTGCTGCTAACGTGGCTTATGGAGCTGGCGGTGAAGAGGGTATCGATCGTGGCCGAGTAATGGAGGCTATAGAAGCTGCAAATTTAACCGCCCTCATAAAAGAATTGCCTGAAGGTATTGATTCAATAGTGGGTGACAACGGTAATCGCTTATCTGGTGGGCAACGCCAACGTATGGCGATTGCGCGTGCGATATATAAAGATGCACCAATTTTGATTTTGGATGAAGCCACTTCAGCGTTGGATTCAGAGTCTGAGCGTCAGGTACAGGATGCTCTCGATCATCTGATGGCGGGCAGAACTACTTTAGTGATTGCTCATCGCCTGTCAACAATTGAGCATGCTGATCGTATTGTGGTGCTAGAGCACGGCCAAATTATTGAAAATGGCTCTCATGAAGATCTCATCAAGCAGGATGGTCTCTATGCAAGCTTACACCGCATTCAATTTTCTAACGCTTAA